One Megamonas hypermegale genomic window carries:
- the trmD gene encoding tRNA (guanosine(37)-N1)-methyltransferase TrmD: protein MRIDILSLFPEMFGGVFGASITKRAIEKNILDIAITNPRDFAFNKHNQVDDTPYGGGAGMVMKPEPIFRAIKSVKEKTQIENSRVVIMCPTGKTFNQQKAIELAKYDQLIFICGHYEGYDNRIVQNLADEIISIGDYVLTGGELACMVVVDAVSRMLPGVLGSGESAPTDSFYNGILEYPQYTKPREYHGLKVPEVLLSGDHAKIAKWRRQEALRTTFNNRPDLLKTADLSKEDKIFLASLNDEK, encoded by the coding sequence ATGAGAATAGATATTTTATCCTTATTTCCTGAAATGTTTGGCGGAGTATTCGGTGCTAGTATAACTAAGCGAGCAATTGAAAAAAATATTTTAGATATTGCTATCACTAATCCGCGTGATTTTGCGTTTAACAAACACAACCAAGTAGATGATACGCCATATGGTGGCGGTGCAGGTATGGTCATGAAACCAGAACCTATTTTCCGCGCTATAAAATCTGTAAAGGAAAAGACACAGATTGAAAATAGCAGAGTTGTCATCATGTGCCCTACTGGTAAGACTTTTAATCAGCAAAAAGCAATTGAACTTGCAAAGTATGACCAGCTCATATTCATTTGTGGTCATTATGAAGGCTATGATAATCGAATTGTGCAAAATTTAGCTGATGAAATAATTTCTATTGGTGATTATGTTTTGACTGGCGGTGAATTGGCTTGCATGGTGGTTGTTGATGCTGTTTCCAGAATGCTTCCAGGTGTATTAGGAAGTGGAGAATCAGCGCCGACGGATTCTTTTTATAATGGTATTTTAGAATATCCGCAATATACAAAACCGCGTGAATATCATGGATTAAAAGTGCCAGAAGTACTTTTATCTGGCGACCATGCTAAAATCGCTAAATGGCGCAGACAAGAAGCGTTGCGCACAACGTTTAACAATCGACCTGATTTATTAAAGACGGCTGATTTATCTAAAGAAGATAAGATTTTTTTAGCTAGTTTAAATGATGAGAAATAA
- a CDS encoding MBL fold metallo-hydrolase, protein MNLQFLGAAHTVTGSCYLLETNDHKILIDCGMFQGGRTLRDLNYNDFRFVPSDIDCVLLTHAHVDHCGLIPKLCKQGFKGSIYATKATCDLVNIMLPDSAHIQESDAQITNRKGQRMGKTPIAPLYTIDDAMASLKQFVAINYDEEIEPVNGIRAVYRDAGHILGSSIIELYVTENGEETKLVFTGDLGQPDQPIIKDPTYIKDADYLIIESTYGDRKHEIYDKETSLAEIINDTMDRGGNLIIPSFAVGRTQTMLYYLFKLWKAGRIDDTAIVVDSPLAVEATRIFAKNVHYFDEEAIDYLKKHNKLPEMPQLRMCESAEESKALNSDVGSKIILSASGMADAGRVLHHLKHNLWRPESTILFVGYQAEGSLGRRLLDGAKQVKVMGEEISVKARIVNMDGFSAHADYLQIEEWLQHLTMNNAQQVFVVHGEATAAKAIKEMVLDEFGWNAYIPYYADRAIMTKTTCEIKEANIPQVAVQKDMEDFFMDIDSSYRQFRRRIINMVVKNPELMPAAIRTTEKGWRYVKRLFKDFGIS, encoded by the coding sequence ATGAATTTGCAATTTTTAGGTGCAGCACATACAGTTACTGGTTCATGTTATTTATTGGAAACTAATGACCATAAAATATTGATTGACTGTGGAATGTTTCAAGGTGGAAGGACTTTACGTGATTTGAATTATAATGATTTTAGATTTGTTCCGTCGGATATTGATTGCGTATTGTTGACACATGCCCATGTTGACCATTGCGGACTTATACCAAAGCTTTGTAAACAAGGCTTTAAAGGTAGTATTTACGCCACGAAAGCAACGTGTGATTTAGTAAATATCATGTTACCAGATAGTGCGCACATCCAAGAATCTGATGCTCAGATTACAAATCGTAAAGGACAGCGTATGGGCAAGACGCCGATTGCTCCGCTGTATACGATCGATGATGCCATGGCTTCGTTAAAACAGTTCGTAGCTATTAATTATGATGAAGAGATTGAACCAGTTAATGGGATTAGAGCGGTTTATCGTGATGCTGGTCATATTTTAGGTTCATCGATTATTGAATTATATGTTACAGAAAATGGTGAAGAAACAAAATTAGTATTTACTGGCGATTTAGGACAACCCGATCAACCAATTATAAAAGACCCAACTTATATAAAAGATGCAGATTACTTAATAATAGAGTCTACTTATGGTGATAGAAAGCATGAAATATATGATAAAGAGACTTCATTGGCGGAAATAATCAATGATACTATGGATAGAGGCGGAAACTTGATTATTCCTTCGTTTGCAGTGGGACGTACGCAAACTATGTTGTATTATTTATTTAAACTTTGGAAAGCAGGGCGTATTGATGATACTGCTATTGTAGTGGATAGTCCGCTAGCAGTAGAGGCAACACGAATTTTTGCTAAGAATGTACATTATTTTGATGAAGAAGCCATTGATTACTTAAAAAAACATAATAAATTGCCAGAAATGCCACAACTTAGAATGTGTGAAAGTGCAGAAGAATCTAAGGCGTTAAATAGTGATGTTGGTTCAAAAATAATTTTATCAGCAAGTGGTATGGCGGATGCAGGCCGTGTATTACATCATTTAAAACATAATCTATGGCGACCAGAGTCTACTATTTTATTTGTTGGTTATCAAGCAGAAGGAAGTTTAGGTCGTAGACTTTTGGATGGTGCTAAACAAGTGAAGGTAATGGGCGAAGAAATCAGTGTAAAAGCTCGTATTGTCAATATGGATGGATTTTCTGCTCATGCTGATTATCTGCAAATTGAAGAATGGCTTCAACATTTAACTATGAATAATGCACAGCAAGTATTCGTTGTACATGGTGAAGCAACTGCTGCTAAAGCGATAAAAGAAATGGTATTAGATGAATTTGGCTGGAATGCGTATATTCCGTATTATGCAGATAGAGCCATTATGACGAAGACGACTTGTGAAATCAAAGAAGCAAACATTCCACAAGTGGCTGTACAAAAAGATATGGAAGATTTCTTCATGGATATCGATTCGTCTTATCGTCAATTCCGTCGCCGTATCATCAATATGGTTGTTAAAAATCCAGAACTCATGCCAGCAGCAATTCGCACTACAGAAAAAGGCTGGCGTTATGTAAAACGCTTGTTCAAAGATTTTGGTATCAGTTAA
- a CDS encoding YlqD family protein has protein sequence MESISLQCPVTIKVKVTEKFRNKMLEKMNRELEEVNLKLSKIDIQRKKFIEEHEQDNPQQVAAVVQRMEVDKAKGLKVRDKLTQDIADMKHLGLGAEIIQGTMHHILNVKVGDKMPEVMNSEIVIEDGKIIEIRN, from the coding sequence ATGGAAAGTATTTCTTTACAATGTCCAGTAACTATTAAAGTTAAAGTTACAGAAAAATTTAGAAACAAAATGCTTGAAAAAATGAATAGAGAACTCGAAGAAGTTAATTTAAAATTATCTAAAATCGATATTCAGAGAAAAAAATTCATTGAAGAACATGAACAGGATAATCCTCAGCAAGTAGCTGCTGTTGTACAGCGCATGGAAGTTGATAAAGCAAAAGGCTTAAAAGTCAGAGATAAATTAACACAAGATATCGCTGATATGAAACATTTAGGTTTAGGTGCAGAAATCATCCAAGGTACAATGCATCATATCCTCAATGTAAAAGTTGGCGATAAAATGCCAGAAGTCATGAATAGTGAAATTGTAATAGAGGACGGAAAAATCATTGAAATCCGTAACTGA
- the rimM gene encoding ribosome maturation factor RimM (Essential for efficient processing of 16S rRNA) — translation MKSVTDKKIIIGKFGATHGIRGDIKVYPLTDFPERFNTIKTAYVDDKEIEITKTRYQKNFVVMKIKSVDNREDAMRFTNKLLKINRADAASLNEGEYYAFDIVGLEVINQDDVVLGEITDILKTGSNDVYITKAKDGRQILIPALKKVVTEINIQDGYMKVIWDENQEV, via the coding sequence TTGAAATCCGTAACTGATAAAAAAATAATCATCGGCAAATTCGGTGCTACACACGGCATACGCGGCGATATAAAAGTTTATCCATTGACTGATTTTCCAGAACGTTTTAATACGATAAAAACAGCTTATGTCGATGATAAAGAAATTGAAATCACTAAAACACGTTATCAGAAAAATTTTGTAGTGATGAAGATAAAAAGCGTTGATAATCGTGAAGATGCAATGCGTTTCACAAATAAATTGCTAAAAATCAATCGTGCCGATGCTGCTAGTTTAAATGAAGGCGAATATTACGCATTTGATATCGTAGGGCTTGAAGTCATCAATCAAGATGATGTCGTGCTCGGTGAAATCACAGATATTTTAAAAACAGGTAGCAATGATGTCTATATCACTAAAGCAAAAGACGGCAGACAGATATTAATTCCAGCACTTAAAAAAGTAGTTACTGAAATCAATATACAAGATGGCTATATGAAAGTTATCTGGGACGAAAATCAGGAAGTATGA
- a CDS encoding cytosine permease encodes MFTSTISPFNISLLWFGTAISIAEIMTGTLLAPLGMTYGFCAILLGHLIGGIILFLTGFIGAKCRLSSFEIINSFFGRLGATAFSILNIIQLIGWITIMLIISNEAINHFTDMLWQLLPHDFLWIIVLGLVPCIWIFCREKFIHHFNRLIILCLFLVSL; translated from the coding sequence ATGTTTACATCAACAATTTCTCCATTTAACATTTCTCTGCTATGGTTTGGCACAGCTATCTCCATTGCTGAAATCATGACTGGTACACTACTAGCACCACTGGGTATGACTTATGGTTTTTGTGCTATTTTGCTAGGGCATCTTATCGGTGGAATAATTTTATTTTTAACAGGTTTCATCGGCGCAAAATGCAGACTTTCTTCTTTTGAAATCATCAATTCATTTTTTGGTCGTTTAGGAGCTACAGCATTTTCTATATTAAATATCATTCAATTAATCGGTTGGATAACCATTATGCTGATTATCAGTAATGAAGCTATCAATCATTTTACAGACATGCTTTGGCAATTATTACCACATGATTTCTTATGGATAATCGTATTAGGACTTGTACCGTGTATTTGGATATTTTGTAGGGAAAAATTTATTCATCATTTTAATCGATTAATAATCCTTTGTTTATTTCTCGTATCTTTATGA